AAGTCGCCTTTTCAAATACCTCTCTTGTATCCCCGACCGTAAGGTCCTGTGGAGTTAAAAACATGTATAAGGAGAAGAAGTTGGTCGTAGTAGACGAAACCAAGTGTCTGGGATGTGGAATATGCACCCATTTTTGCCCGGTAGACGCCCTGCAGGGCTATGGGATTATTGAAATCGACAGGGGTGTTTGTACGG
This genomic stretch from Dehalococcoidia bacterium harbors:
- a CDS encoding 4Fe-4S binding protein; its protein translation is MYKEKKLVVVDETKCLGCGICTHFCPVDALQGYGIIEIDRGVCT